From the Cyanobium sp. M30B3 genome, the window GGAGCTGAACGGCACGATCCTGCCGCGGCAGCGCTGGCCGCAGCAGCCGGTGCAGGAATCCGACTGCCTGGAGGTGGTCACCATCGTGGGAGGGGGTTCCTAGATTTCCCCCTGACGCCTGAAATCAGGCTGTCCCGCGGGCTCAACTCCGCCCACACTGGTCCCAGAACCCTGGTCTCCGCACCCATCCGAATGCGCCGTTCTCCCTGCCTGCCTCCGCCGCTGCGCCGGACCCTGGTGGGGCTGGCGTTGCCGATGCTGGTGCTGAGCCTGCTGCTGTGGCAGCCCCAGCCCTCCTGGGCGGCCAGCGGCGGCCGGATCGGCGGCGGCAGCTTCCGCTCGGCCCCGGCACCCCGCAGCTACGGCGGCGGGGGTGGCGGCAGCTTCCGCGGCGGCTATGGGGGCTACGGCGGTGGCTACCGCGGCGGTTACGGCGGGGGCTACGGAGGGGCATCGGCTTCCCGTTCATCGTGCCCTTCTTCGGATTCGGCGGCGGTGGCCTGTTCGGCTTCCTGGTGCTGATGGCGGTGGCGGGCCTGGTGGTCAATGCCCTGCGCGGTGCCGGCGCTGCTGGCGGCAGCAGTGACACCGGCCTGGTGCGCAGTGAACCGCCCGTGTCGGTGGTGCAGCTGCAGGTGGGGCTGCTGGCCTCCGCCCGCCAGCTGCAGAACGACCTGCGCGCCCTGGCCGCCCGCTCCGACACCTCCAGCAACAGCGGCCTGCAGCTGGTGCTGCAGGAAACCACCCTCGCCCTGCTGCGTCACCCCGACCTCTGGGTGTATGCCAACGCCGAGAACGGCCAGGTGCCCTTCGCCACGGCCGAGGCCACCTTCAATCGCCTGTCGATGGCCGAGCGCAGCAAGCTCTCCCGTGAGCTCACCACCAACGTGGCCGGCCAGCGCGGCCAGCAGCTGCCCGTGTCGGCCGGTGACAGCGACGCCGGCAGCGACTTCATCGTGGTGACCGTGCTGGTGGCCACCCGCCAGCGCCTCACCCTCAAGGGGGCCGGCAGCGCCGACCAGTTGCGCGGCTCGCTCCAGGCCCTGGGCGGACTCTCCTCCAGCGACCTGCTCGCCCTGGAGGTGATCTGGCAGCCCGATGGCGCCGGTGAGGCCCTCAGCACCGAGGACCTGCTCACCTCCTACCCCGATCTGCAGCACCTCTGAGCTGCCGGTCTCAGACCTGCCGCTTCCCCACCAGCCCCAGGATGCGCAGGGCGGCCATCGCCGCCCCGTAGCCATTGTCGATGTTCACCACGCTCAGGCCCGGCGCGCAGCTGGCCAGCATCCCCTGCAGGGCCGCCATGCCGCCGGCGCTGACGCCGTAGCCCACGCTCACCGGCACGCCGATCACCGGCTGGGGCACCAGGCCCGCCAGCACCGTGGGCAGGGCACCTTCCATGCCGGCGCAGGCGATCAGCACATCGGCCTGCTCCAGTTGCTCCAGCTGGCCCAGCAGGCGGTGCAGGCCTGCCACCCCCACATCCAGCACCAGCCTGCAGCCAATGCCGTGCCAATGCAGGGCCAGCTGGGCCTCGCTGGCCACCGGCAGGTCGCTGGTGCCGCCACTCAGCACCACCACCTCGCCCAGCTGGGGTTGGGGGGCGGCTGGCGGGCCCAGGCTCAGGCAGCGGGCCTCGGCGTGGAACTGCAGCTGCTCCACCAGGGCCGTCGCCGCCGGCTCCGCCCGCAGCAGCTGCCGCACCGCCTCGGCCTTGGCGCCATCCACCCGGGTGGCCAGGGCCAGTTCGCCTGCGCCCTGCAGCTTCAGCAGGATCGCGGCGATCTGCTCGGCCGTCTTGTGTTCGCCCCAGATCGCCTCCACCATGCCGATGCGGCCGCGGCGCTGCAGATCGAGGCGGGCCACGTCATTCATGCGGCCGGTTGCAGTTCGCCCTCGAACACCAGCGGGAAGGGATTGCCCTGGGGGGTGTGTGTGGCCTGGCGGGCCAGTCGTTCGAAGCGCTCCTGCACGGCCTCCACCTCCGCCAGCGGAATGGCCTTCCACTGCTCGCGGCTGGCCCAGCGGATCAACAGCGTGCCCTCCTCGCGCACGGGATCCCAGAGCAGGTCGCGGCCGAGGAAGCCCGGCTGCTGCGCCAGCCAGGGTTCCCAGCTGCCGCGCTCGGCGTCCAGCCAGGCCTGGCGGGCTTCGGCCGGCACCTTCACCCGCAGGTGCTCCACCACCGCCACCTCGAACGGGCCGGCGCCCCGCTGCTGCTCCGGCAGCGGCTCGGCAGTCGCCACATCCGGATGGCCGGCCAGCAGCATCAGCACACTGAGCATCAGGGCGCAGACCCTAGCCAGGGCGCGGGCGAAAGCCTGGGCACCGGCGCAGCCTGGGTTCATCCCCTGCCCAGCAGCGCCACCGCCTGGCAGGAGATGCCCTGCTCGCACCCCTCCGGGCCCAGCTGTTCATTGGTGGTGGCCTTCACCCCCACCTGCTCCGGCTCCACCCCCATGCGGGCGGCGATGGCGGCGCGCATCGCCGCGATGTGGGGCTTGAGCCTGGGCCGCTCGGCGATCACCACGGAATCCACGTTGATCACCGTCCAGCCGCGCCCGGCCACCAGGGCCACCACCTGCTCCAGCAGCACCAGGCTGTCGGCCCCGCGCCACCGGGGGTCGTCGGGCGGAAAGTACTTGCCGATGTCGCCCAGGGAGAGGGCACCCAGCAGGGCATCCATGATCGCGTGCACCAGCACGTCGGCGTCGCTGTGGCCATCGAGCCCCAGGCCGTCGGGATGCTCCAGCCGCTGGCCCCCGAGGATCAGCGGCCGGCCCGGCACCAGCCGGTGAATGTCGTAGCCGTTGCCGATGCGCAGCTGCATGGATCACGCCGAAGGTGCAGGCTGGCCAGCGAGGGGAAGCGGCCGCGTCCTGTAATGGTGCCACCCAAGGCCTGCTCCATGGTGCCGCGCCGTGCATCCCCAGTCGTGGTTCCCGCCCCAGCCGGGTCCGGCGCCGATGGGCCGTAGAGCGCTGGCGCTGGCTGCCCTGGCCGTGCTGGCGGTGCTGATCAATCTGCACGCGCCCACGGTGTTCTTCGACATGCAGCTGATGCTGGGCAGCGGCGTGGCCGTGCTGGCCCTGCTGCTGTTCGGCTGGAGCGGCCTGCTGGTGGGGGCGGCGGCCCTGGCGGTGACGGTGGTGCGCTGGGGGCACCCCTTCGAGCTGCTGATCGGCATGGGCCTGCTGATCTGGCTGCGCTGGTTTCTCGATCGCTTCAACGGCGGCCGCGCCCAGCAGACCAATGGCCGGATCGTGCTGGCGGCGATCGGCTACTGGCTGGTGGTCGGCGTGCCGGCCGAGATGGTGTTGTTCATCCTGCGCCTCGGTGTCGACCCGGTGAAGGCCCTGGGGCTGGGGCTGAAGGAGGCGGTGGTGTCGGTGCTGTGTGTGGCGCTGGGCATGACCAGCTTCCTGATCTGGCGCATCCGGCGCCAGCGGCGGGCCAGCGGCCGGCTCTCGGCCCGGAGCATCACCTTTGCCACCATGCTGCTGGCGGTGAGCCTGCCGGGGGTGTTGATCACCCTGATCCTTTCCGGCCAGCTCAAGACCACCGCCATGGAGGCCCAGTTCCAGGCGATGACCCGCCTGGCGGAGAAGGTTCAGGCGCTCGGCCAGTTTCCCGCCAGCGCTGAGGTGCCAGGTGGAGCGGCGCTCTGGCAGACCAGCGCGGGCACCGAGATCAGCTCGGATCCTGCCCTGTTCGCGCGCCTGGGCCGGTATTACGAGGCGGACGCCTCCAGCCGGATCGGCCGGCCGGGCCTGGAGCTGCTGGTGCCCAGCCGCCAGGCTCCGGTGCTGGTCAAGGACAGCCAGGCGTACTGGCGGGTGCGCTCCGGGCCGGTCACGGTGGTGGAGCCCGCGGACCCGCTGATCAGCCGGCTCGACTACGAGCTGCTGCTGCCCTCCTTCAGCCTGATGGCGTTGCTGCTGCTGCTGGCGGCGCTGCTGGCCGAGGCCCTGGCCACCGCGGTGGAGCGGCAGTTTCTCCAGGTGATCCGGCCGCTGCAGGGCCAGCCCAATCCCGAGCAGCTGCCGGATCTGGGGGCCTCGGTGATCCGTGAGCTGCAGGCGCTGGTCGACCTGGTGAACCGCCGCACCCGCCGCACCCGGGAGCTCAGCAGTTCGCTGCAGCAGGCCCGCGATGATCTGGCCCAGACCGCCCTGGCGATCACCGAGGCGATCCCGGTGGGCACCTACACGATGGTGTTGCGGCCGGAGGCCGACCTGGCCGAGTTCTCGTTCATGAGCGAGCGCTTCCTGCAGATCTGCGGCCTGGAACGGCAGGCGGCCCAGGCCAATCCCCTCAACGCCTTTGCCTGCGTCCACCCCGACGACTACGACGACTGGCTGGCCCTCAACGCCCTCACCTTTGCCCGGAAGCTGCCCTTCAAGGGGCAGTGCCGCCTGCTGGTGGAAGGCCAGGTGCGCTGGATCCTGGCCGAATCTTTGCCCCGGGATCTGGCCGACGGCTCCACCGTGTGGGAGGGGGTGATCTCGGACATCACCGAGCAGGTGCAGGAGGAACAGGAGCTGCGCCGCATGCTGAGCGTGCTGCCGATCCCGGTGGCCTGCACCCAGCTGGAGAAGCCCCAGCCGATCGTGTTTCTCAACCAGCGCTTCCTCGACACCTTCGGCTACGGCGCAGCCGAGCTGCCCTCGGTGGAGGTCTGGGCCGAGCTGGCCTATCCCGAACCCGCCTATCGCCAGGACGTGATGGCGCGCTGGGCGCTGGAAGTGGAGCGCGGCCGCGCCGCTGCGGTGGAAATGGGGCCGATGGAGCTGGAGGTGACCTGCAAGGACGGCAGCCTGCGCTCGGTGATCCTCACCGCCAGCATCCGCGACAACCTGATCGTGGCCACCTTCCTTGATGTAACCGAGCGCAGGCGGGCCGAGGCGGCGCTGGAGCGTGCCTTCCGCCGCGAGGCCGACCTCAAGGAACGGCAGCGACTGGAGCTGGAGGCCAAGCTGCGCACCAGCCTCACGGCGGCGGCGGTGGCCCACGAGATCAAGCAGCCCCTCAGCGCCATCCTCATCCATTCCCGCCTGCTGCGCAGCAGGCTGGAGCAGTTGCACGACGGTCAGGTGCGCAGCCTGCTCCAGCCCCTGCTCGAGCAGCAGCTGGGGGAAAGCGAGCGGGTGGTGACCACGATCGAGAAGATGCGCATGCTGCTGCGCAACGTGCAGACCGAACAGCAGCGCATCGATCTCTGCGATGTGATCGCCAGCACCCGGCTCTATCTGCGCCCGCTGTTGGCCCGCCATGGGGTGAACGTGGCGGGCAGCGGCTGCGATCAGCCCCAATGGCTGCAGGGCGATGCCAGCCAGTTGCAGATGGCGTTGTCCAACCTGATCCGCAATGCGGTGGAGGCCCTCAGCCAGGGCGGGGTGGCCGAGCCACGCCTGCAGCTCAGCCTGGAGCACTGCACCGATCCCCATGGGTCGCCCTGGCTGGAGTTGCGGGTGGCGGACAATGGCCCCGGCTTCGCCGATCTGCAGCTGGAGCAGCTGCTGCTGGCCAGCACCAAGCCCCAGGGCAGCGGCCTGGGGCTGTTTGTGGTGAATGCCGCCGTGCAGATCCACGGCGGTTCGGTGCATCTGGGGCGCAGCGTCGAGCTGGGTGGCGCTGAGGTGCTGTTGCGCCTGCCGGCCCTGGCCTGAGAGCGGCTGTCGGCAGGCGTCAATCGTTCAGCTGGCCATCCGATCATTCAGGGGCACGTTCAGGGGGCTGCAGAACCTGCTCTTCAGGGGCCGGCAGAACCTGCAGCTGGATCCCCTCGCGGCCCAGCACGGTCACTGTGCTGCCGGGGTGCAGGGCCCGCCCCTCCTCCAGGTTGGTGGCGGCCCAGCTCTGCCCCTGCCAGCGCACCCGCCCTTCGCCACCCCCTTCGCGGCTGCCGTCAAAGCCGCTGATCACGGTGGCCCGCTCGCCGCCGTGGGCCGGGGGCAGCCCCCGCTCCCGCCGCAGTCCCCAGCGGTGCAGGGCTCCCAGCAGCACGGCCGTGAACAGCACGAAGGCCGCCATCTGCAGCAGGGGTGGCAGGGGCAGGGCTGCCGCCAGCACCGACACCAGCAGGGCGGCCACGGCCCCGGCCAGGAGCCCATCGAACTCCAGCCCCAGCAGCTCCAGCAGCAACAGGCTGAGGCCCAGCAGCAGCCAGATCAGCGCGGCGGGCATGGCGGCCGGGGCGTGGTTCTCAGCCTCCATGCTGCCTACCCTGCAACCGGAGCGCTTGCCCGCGTCTCCCAGCCCCACCGCCCCCGCACTCTCCCCGTCTCCATGGATCCCCTGCTGGGCCTGCCCGCCGTGTTCGTGATGGCCGCCCTCGGCCTCAACAGCGTCAAGATCACCAGCGGCGGCCAGTCCCGGCTGGTGGAGCGCCTGGGCAAGTACGACCGCCAGCTGCAGCCGGGGCTGTCGTTCGTGCTGCCGGTGGTGGAGAAGGTGGTGAGCCACGAGTCGCTGAAGGAGCGGGTGCTCGACATCCCGCCGCAGCAGTGCATCACCCGCGACAACGTGGCGATTGAGGTGGATGCGGTGGTGTATTGGCAGCTGCTGGAGCACGCCCGCGCCCACTACGCGGTCGACAACCTGCAGGCGGCGATGGTGAACCTGGTGCTCACCCAGATCCGCGCCGAGATGGGCAAGCTCGATCTGGATCAAACCTTCACCACCCGCCAGGAGGTGAATGAGGCCCTGCTGCGCGAGCTGGATCAGGCCACCGACCCCTGGGGGGTGAAGGTGACCCGGGTGGAGATGCGCGACATCAAGCCCTCGGCCGGCGTGCAGCAGGCGATGGAGCAGCAGATGACCGCCGAGCGCCAGAAGCGTGCCGCCATCCTGCGCTCCGAGGGGGAAAAGGAATCCCAGCTCAACGCCGCCCGGGGACGGGCGGAAGCGCTGGTGCTCGATGCCAAGGCGAAGCAGGAGGCGCTGGTGATGGAGGCCCAGGCCCAGGCCCAGCAGCAGGGGTTGCTGGCCCAGGCCCGGGCCGACGCCGCCACCCTGCTGGCGGAGGCGATGCAGGCCAATCCCGAGGCTTCTGAAGCGATCCGGCTGCTGCTGGCCCGCGACTGGATGGCCATGGGCGAATCGATGGCCCGGGCCCCGGGGGGCAGTGTGCTGATGGTGGACCCCCAGAGCCCAGCCTCCCTGCTCACCGCCCTGAAGGGGCTGCAGGGCAACAAGGGCGACAGCACCTGAGGAGCCCTGTCGGCAGGCCCGTCAGCGCATCGGCCCATCCGGTTCAGCAGGCGGGCGGCAGGGGCGGCGGCAGGGGCACCGGCTGGGGGGGTGCCAGATTCACGGCCGTGCCCGTGGCGCAGGCCATCAGCATCCCCCCGGCCTGGCCCAGCACTTCCACGTCGATGCGCACCCCCACCACCGCATCGGCCCCCAGCAGCCGGGCGCGCCGGGCCATCTCCTCCACGGCCAGCTCCCGGGCCCGCTGCAGGGTGGACTCGTAGGCCCGGGCCCGTCCTCCCACCACATCGCGCACACTGGCGAGCAGGTCGCGGAACAGGTTGGCCCCGAGAATCGTTTCGCCATGCACCAGCCCCAGGTACAGGCGAATGGGCCGGCCTTCCAGCTGGGGTGTGGTGACGATCAGCACGGCAGGGCCCTTCCCGGCAGTCCCCTCATTCCCGCTCAGCTTGCCAGCGCGCATGGAGATCCGGCCGCCGCTCGCGGGTGCGTTGCTGCTGCTGCTCGAGGCGCCAGCGGGCGATCGCGCCGTGGTCGCCGCTGCGCAGCACCGCCGGCACCGCCATGCCGCGGAAGTCGGCGGGGCGGGTGTAGTGGGGGTGCTCCAGCAGGCCGGCGCTGTGGCTCTCCTCCTCCAGGCAGGCCTGGGTGCCCACCGTGCCAGGCCGCAGGCGCACCACCCCGTTGATGATCACCGCCGCCGGCAGCTCGCCGCCGGTGAGCACGAAATCGCCGAGCGACACCTCCTCGTCGGCCAGGGCGCGGATGCGTTCATCGAAGCCCTCGTAGTGGCCGCAGATCAGCACCAGCTGGTCGTGCTCCGTGGCCCAGCGGCGCAGATCGGCCTGCTCCAGGGGTTTGCCCTGGGGACTCATCAGCAGCACCCGCCGCCGCGGCAGCACCGGGATCGCCTCCACCGCCGCGTACACCGGCTCGGGCTTGAGCACCATGCCGGCGCCGCCGCCGTAGGGCTCGTCGTCCACCTTGCGGTACCTGTCGGTGGCAAAGTCGCGCGGGTTGTAGGTGTGCAGCTCGGCGATGCCGGCGGCGAAGGCGCGGCCGATCACCCCCAGGCCCAGCAGGGGCGCGAAGGCCTCCGGCGCCAGGCTCACCACATCGAGTCTCATCACAGACAGGGGCCCATCGGCTCAGCTGGCGGGGGCGGCCGGCCGGCTCACGCGCCGGATCTCGGAGCTGAAGCTGGCACGGCCGGGGCTGCCGTCGGCGTGGTGCTCCACGGTGGAGCGCAGGCGCAGGTTGGGCTTGGTGAACCAGATGCGCTCGCGCACCTCGCTGGTTTCGCCGCGCATGATCAGCTCCAGGCTGCCGTCGGGCCAGAGCTGCCAGCGTCCCTGCCGAGGCCCCTGGCCGCCGTGTAGCGAGAAGGCCCCGTCGGCGCTGAACAGCAGCCGGCACGGCTGCTCCCCCTTGGCCCCCACGCTCAGGCCGCCGGGGGACGCGGCGGAGCCTTCACCAGCGCCGGGCTCCAGATAGGCCACCACCAGCTCGCCCCGCTCGCTGCTGTGCCACGCGTCGCCTTCGGCCATGGCCGTGGCCTCCCCCAGGGCGAAACGGCTGCGCAGACCCATCCACTCGCCGGCGCAGAAGCGCAGGAAGGCGCCGATCTCCTGGGGCGGAAAATCAGCTTCAGCAGGGGCTGGATCGGGTGCTGCGGCTGCGGCTGGGCCGGGCTGCTGGCGGGCAGGCGTGGAGTCGGTCATGGGTGGATTCTCTCAGTCCTGCGGGCTTCCCCAGGTCTCACTCCCCCCGGTAGCCCAGCTCGGCCAGGCGGGCGGCACTGCGGCGCCAGCCCGGCACCACCTTCACGAACAGCTCCAGATACACCGGCCCGCTGAACACCTTCTCCATCTGCAGCCGGGCCCCCTGGCCGATCGTCCTGAGCATGCGGCCGCCCTTGCCGATCAGGATCCCCTTCTGGCTGGAGCGTTCCACCAGCACCGTGGCCAGCACGGCGGTGCGGGGGCCGTCGTCCACCACCCGATCGATGCTCACCGCCACGGAGTGGGGCACCTCCTCGCGGGTGTGGCTGAGCACCTGCTCGCGGATCAGCTCCGCCATCAGCAGCTGCTCGGGCTGGTCGCTCACCGCATCGGCCGGGTAGAGCTGGGGCCCCTCCGGCAGATCGGCGCTCAGGGCCGCCACCAGGGCTTCGGTGCCGGCGCCGGTGAGGGCGCTCACGGGGTGCAGGGGCCAGGCGAGCGGTGGCCGCGGGTCCTGGCC encodes:
- the larB gene encoding nickel pincer cofactor biosynthesis protein LarB yields the protein MNDVARLDLQRRGRIGMVEAIWGEHKTAEQIAAILLKLQGAGELALATRVDGAKAEAVRQLLRAEPAATALVEQLQFHAEARCLSLGPPAAPQPQLGEVVVLSGGTSDLPVASEAQLALHWHGIGCRLVLDVGVAGLHRLLGQLEQLEQADVLIACAGMEGALPTVLAGLVPQPVIGVPVSVGYGVSAGGMAALQGMLASCAPGLSVVNIDNGYGAAMAALRILGLVGKRQV
- a CDS encoding TIGR03792 family protein, whose translation is MLLAGHPDVATAEPLPEQQRGAGPFEVAVVEHLRVKVPAEARQAWLDAERGSWEPWLAQQPGFLGRDLLWDPVREEGTLLIRWASREQWKAIPLAEVEAVQERFERLARQATHTPQGNPFPLVFEGELQPAA
- a CDS encoding 2-C-methyl-D-erythritol 2,4-cyclodiphosphate synthase, with translation MQLRIGNGYDIHRLVPGRPLILGGQRLEHPDGLGLDGHSDADVLVHAIMDALLGALSLGDIGKYFPPDDPRWRGADSLVLLEQVVALVAGRGWTVINVDSVVIAERPRLKPHIAAMRAAIAARMGVEPEQVGVKATTNEQLGPEGCEQGISCQAVALLGRG
- a CDS encoding PAS domain S-box protein, whose translation is MHPQSWFPPQPGPAPMGRRALALAALAVLAVLINLHAPTVFFDMQLMLGSGVAVLALLLFGWSGLLVGAAALAVTVVRWGHPFELLIGMGLLIWLRWFLDRFNGGRAQQTNGRIVLAAIGYWLVVGVPAEMVLFILRLGVDPVKALGLGLKEAVVSVLCVALGMTSFLIWRIRRQRRASGRLSARSITFATMLLAVSLPGVLITLILSGQLKTTAMEAQFQAMTRLAEKVQALGQFPASAEVPGGAALWQTSAGTEISSDPALFARLGRYYEADASSRIGRPGLELLVPSRQAPVLVKDSQAYWRVRSGPVTVVEPADPLISRLDYELLLPSFSLMALLLLLAALLAEALATAVERQFLQVIRPLQGQPNPEQLPDLGASVIRELQALVDLVNRRTRRTRELSSSLQQARDDLAQTALAITEAIPVGTYTMVLRPEADLAEFSFMSERFLQICGLERQAAQANPLNAFACVHPDDYDDWLALNALTFARKLPFKGQCRLLVEGQVRWILAESLPRDLADGSTVWEGVISDITEQVQEEQELRRMLSVLPIPVACTQLEKPQPIVFLNQRFLDTFGYGAAELPSVEVWAELAYPEPAYRQDVMARWALEVERGRAAAVEMGPMELEVTCKDGSLRSVILTASIRDNLIVATFLDVTERRRAEAALERAFRREADLKERQRLELEAKLRTSLTAAAVAHEIKQPLSAILIHSRLLRSRLEQLHDGQVRSLLQPLLEQQLGESERVVTTIEKMRMLLRNVQTEQQRIDLCDVIASTRLYLRPLLARHGVNVAGSGCDQPQWLQGDASQLQMALSNLIRNAVEALSQGGVAEPRLQLSLEHCTDPHGSPWLELRVADNGPGFADLQLEQLLLASTKPQGSGLGLFVVNAAVQIHGGSVHLGRSVELGGAEVLLRLPALA
- a CDS encoding NfeD family protein, coding for MPAALIWLLLGLSLLLLELLGLEFDGLLAGAVAALLVSVLAAALPLPPLLQMAAFVLFTAVLLGALHRWGLRRERGLPPAHGGERATVISGFDGSREGGGEGRVRWQGQSWAATNLEEGRALHPGSTVTVLGREGIQLQVLPAPEEQVLQPPERAPE
- a CDS encoding paraslipin, whose product is MDPLLGLPAVFVMAALGLNSVKITSGGQSRLVERLGKYDRQLQPGLSFVLPVVEKVVSHESLKERVLDIPPQQCITRDNVAIEVDAVVYWQLLEHARAHYAVDNLQAAMVNLVLTQIRAEMGKLDLDQTFTTRQEVNEALLRELDQATDPWGVKVTRVEMRDIKPSAGVQQAMEQQMTAERQKRAAILRSEGEKESQLNAARGRAEALVLDAKAKQEALVMEAQAQAQQQGLLAQARADAATLLAEAMQANPEASEAIRLLLARDWMAMGESMARAPGGSVLMVDPQSPASLLTALKGLQGNKGDST
- a CDS encoding YbjQ family protein; the protein is MRAGKLSGNEGTAGKGPAVLIVTTPQLEGRPIRLYLGLVHGETILGANLFRDLLASVRDVVGGRARAYESTLQRARELAVEEMARRARLLGADAVVGVRIDVEVLGQAGGMLMACATGTAVNLAPPQPVPLPPPLPPAC
- the trmD gene encoding tRNA (guanosine(37)-N1)-methyltransferase TrmD; its protein translation is MRLDVVSLAPEAFAPLLGLGVIGRAFAAGIAELHTYNPRDFATDRYRKVDDEPYGGGAGMVLKPEPVYAAVEAIPVLPRRRVLLMSPQGKPLEQADLRRWATEHDQLVLICGHYEGFDERIRALADEEVSLGDFVLTGGELPAAVIINGVVRLRPGTVGTQACLEEESHSAGLLEHPHYTRPADFRGMAVPAVLRSGDHGAIARWRLEQQQQRTRERRPDLHARWQAERE
- a CDS encoding phycobiliprotein lyase, whose protein sequence is MTDSTPARQQPGPAAAAAPDPAPAEADFPPQEIGAFLRFCAGEWMGLRSRFALGEATAMAEGDAWHSSERGELVVAYLEPGAGEGSAASPGGLSVGAKGEQPCRLLFSADGAFSLHGGQGPRQGRWQLWPDGSLELIMRGETSEVRERIWFTKPNLRLRSTVEHHADGSPGRASFSSEIRRVSRPAAPAS